The following is a genomic window from Aythya fuligula isolate bAytFul2 chromosome 7, bAytFul2.pri, whole genome shotgun sequence.
TGCTTTAGGTTTGCTACAggcctcagctgctctctgATTGACTCCGTGTGCAAGGTTAGGAGGTCTTTTGGCTGGGTAGGAGGGTTCCTTCTTACACAGAGAAGGAAGTGGAAGAACTGATGTGTATAAAGCAAAGTTACCTCTTCCCCTTTTAATCTGTGATCTTTATCCTGATATGTGCAGCAAGTCATTCAGATAAATTGCATTGTAGTGGGCAGTCCTGACTCATTTTAAAAGAGTTGTACCCTCATGTGGGTGTACCCCAGGATAAACACTCACTTTTAGTACGTCTAGACTAGGATataagttgtgtttttaaagataCTAGCTAACGTGGCTCAACTAACACGTTCTGAAACCTTGCATAGATAGGACAAGTCAAATGCTAAAAGGTGTTAAAAAGTGTTTGCTAAGTCATTCTAAAAATACAACTTCTATACCTGTCTAGACAATGCcagaatactttttaaaatgacacaCAGTGCTCATGGGAAGTCTCACTGCAACAGCCAAAGAGAATTGTAACACAGGAAACAATCATAAGAAGTTTCTCCACATAGGTCTTCAAAGCAATGACACAAATTGACATGTAGAGAATCCTCTAAGGCGTTGTCTAGACAATAGGAGAAAAAGATCCTGTTTCAGTAGATTTAGTTCAGTCAGATCCTATatcttttcaaaagcaaaccTATTAAAAGTCTTGAGATCATGTTCTGCTCAGTTTTATTAGGTCTGGAGTCCAGACGGACAATAACTCAGCCTGCTAAAGTCATATTAAAGGTATTGAATAGTCTACGTGCTGTCAGATAGGATTTTTAGTCCTTAAATAAGATTGATTGAATTATTTCTCCTGGAAATGGCCCTTTCCCTAAAGCAGATGAGATCCTAGCTCGTTTTCCATGCTCATTCACTCTTGCCCCAATGCATTTGCTTAAGTTGTACCAATGACAGCGAAGTTCAATATGTCTTTACCATCAGTATTTCCAGTTGGGTGTGAGCACCAGCTCATTTTGTACAGGACACCAGACAGCAATTGGTTTTGATTCTGACTTCATTTTGCAGCAAACTCAGAGAAAGCCCTCAATCTAATCTATTCCTTTAAACAGCTATTTTAAACTGTCTGGcccacatgcacatacacattcACATTGTAAAAATTGTCATCTTCTACAGAGTCAACAGATAAGTTCTTAGTCATTAATGTACATCCTTACACTGTTTTGCTTCTACCAAGCTGACTGGAGAGTGAACAAATTAAAGTGTTTCCCAGAATTGTACTGGCATCTTTGACATCTTAAACAATACtttcaggaaagcttttttttttttttttttttttttttttttttttttttttttcctttaagggGCAAGGGAAAAAGTAATTACAACAAGCATGAGCCCAGCCTCTAATGCCAGGTCTTTTTTATATggtagagaaaacaaaacaaaaaacaaaaacaaaaacaaaaacaaacaaaaaaaaagtcgaTTAGTTCTATTTATTATTAAGGCTTTATGGGTGGGTATCAGtctggtaggaaaaaaatctacatttcaaTTAGCCCCATTACGGATGATGTCTTTATAACATGGGTGTGTACCTGACTGTCAGGGAAAAATTTAGGAGTCACCAACCCAAATGAAAGCATACACTAAATAGTAATTCACTTGTATAACTCCAAGTGACCACATTAACACCGTCTCAGCTTGGCTTGCTTGTTCTTAGTAGTCATTTACCAATAGCTCTCGAACAATGGAGTTGTAAAATAGAGCCACTTAAGTTATCATGATGAGTTCTTTTCACAGCTGtgtcaaatttttttttttttttttggccttggGGTGCACCacctgaaacatttcaaaaaaatacattgatttttcttttttaaataaaggccTGAAGTCAACAAAGCCCACGAGTCAGAATAATGCTGAAGCTCCACATTCAGTAAAGGCTCTTCAGTAAGCACTTGCTGTCACCTTCAGTACtggccaaaatatttttgtccttattAAGCCCAAAGCACCATTATACATTAGCTAGAGGTTGATTTGAATAAGATCAGCATGCTCCGACCTGCCCTTGGTTcttatttcaggttttcagcACTGTCTTGAAACTTTCTCTCGTGCTAAAATGATGTCTTTACAATCTAAtctttatatagatatatttctctactctctctctctcccctctctctctatACATGTAGCTGAAAGACAGTAATACCATGCACAGATTTTTTGTCCTCTGAGAAGCCACCTGATAGCAGATTTCATGGGGGCCTACTAGAATTTATTGGTGTCCACTAAACTCAGTGGTAAACCCTCCATTAATCCTGGATGAACAGAGGCAGGTTCTTTTCTGCGAGAGCAAACAATTAGGCGCCCTAAGTTATTATTTCCTATTATTGTGCAATAAAAGAGGCTCCGGCCATTTCATTAGAAAGGATTAGAGTGTCCGGGACTGCAAACATCGTGCAACcactttcctcctccccccgccGCACACCGCGGAAGCACTCGAGGCTCCCCCGGGGACGGCCACCGGGCTGCCCCACGTGTGTCCGGCCGCTGGGCGCACCCAGCCCCGCACATGGGCGGCCTCCGGGCTTTTGGGGCCGGGACACTCTGGGCCCTGGGTccccccggcgctgcccccagccccagcagcccgggCATCCCCCGCAGTGGACGGCTATGCCCGGCCCGAACACGGTGGCCCCCGCAGGCCCGCAGCCGCGGTGTTTAAGGAGTCAAAGTACATAGGCAGCTGGGTCGATACCCTATTAGGCTAGAAACAGTTGTGCATATCAAAGGCCGACGAACCTAATGACTAAAAATATAAGTACCTGACCCGGAGGATTAATCACACACTGTCAAGCTGAAATCGGTGCAATTCTTCCAATCATTAACGTTTTGCTTacaaaaatgtgcttttctgtttgtttttctgctaaatGATAACCATTTTCAAGTTGAATCTGCTGATAAAAAGAGTCGAAAACAAGACGGGAGTTGTGCTGTAAAGGTCAGACGTGCTAGTTCGGCATGAAATAGCCAACAGGCAAACAAATACGAAAAAGCAGGGTGGCACGGAAGGGGCTCGAAGCTTTGGCCGAACGGTGTAAAGTGCCTTGGCTGCTTTTCTCCCACCGAGGAGCGCGCCACGAGAGCCGGGCAGAGCCGCACGCAACCCCACGCGGGTCCCCATGTGTTTCGCCCACCTGCCGCCGAGCCGTGAGCCCCCCGCGGGGGGCAGCGAGGGCATTGGCACAGCCTGGGTGGCAGCCTTGTTGTCACCTGCCCCGACACCCTGCAAATCCACATCCCCGGCCCGGCGGCTGCCGGGGGAGGCATCCGCGCTGCCCACCCGCGGGGAGCTGCCGTGCGCGCAGCATCCCGGGGCTCCGCTCGGCACCGATGGGGTCTCCTCCGGGTCCTATGCCCTTGGCACTGGGGGTGACCGCAGCCTGCCCCCCCACACccggggtgtgtgtgggggggatgTCTTTTTAGGTCTTAAAATCCTAAAACTCATCTCGGGCCACTCCGCTTCGCAGAACGCGCGGCCGCTCCAGCGAGGCGCGACCCCGTTCAGACGCAACCCGGGCCGGTCCCGTGCCTCCATCCCCTGCTCCCTGAGATCCTTCCCCGGTACCGAGACCCCCCGGGACTGCCAGGGGGGGGCCCGTGCCCCCTGCTTTCCGTGCTCCTTCCCGCGCCCCCGGGCCGGCGGCATTTCGGAGAAAAGCCGATGAATAACCACTATTGACTCAGGCAGGTCAGCGGCTGCCCCGGCTGGGGTCGATGCCCGGCCCCGAGCAGAGCCcgctcctcctccagcccttgTCCCCCCCCCGGGTTCCCAGCCGGGACCCGCACGCACCCCTCCGGAGGCTTAGCCCGCCCCGCAGCTCGCCCgcagagcagctgcaaaacAGCAACGAAGCACTGACCCCACGCGGGACACGACGGACACGAGGGACCAGCCACCGGCACAGCACTGGGGGGAAAAACCCGATCACAGCTTCCCCGGGCACTGCTGGGGAGGAATGGGGATTCTGCTGCCAGAAACTGGATGGCGTGTGGTGCAgagtttagttttatttcacagatgagtccatcaaaaattaaataccagtttttgcctttttttttctttcttttaacattgAACAAATATGTACAAAATATGAACAGTATGAGGTATAAAACCGTAAGACTTTTAAAGCAAACTAGTATGTACAAAAGCAGATATGTATACAATAGGCATTatcttccctctgctctgtgcccctTTTATCCCCTGCAGCTGATGCCAGgttccctcctgcagcagggcactATCActccttgcattttcttctcaaatataaaatctggaaaaaacagTGCTAGAGatttttcaaggagaaaaatactttttttttttttttttctgcaaatggaACCATCCAGACTGCAGGGCAAAGTCCTCAATAATTTGAGGAGGCACATTTATCTCATGCAAGAGCAAAAATGGATCTGTCCAAAGACTCCACCTGATAAAGAGAGGGATGTCTCAGTAGAGAGCACCACGGCAGGTAAAAGAGTATGAGCATAAGGCACTTGTCGGGATGGTTGAATCCCTCTGTATTTCACAGAACATATTTCTCTGCTTGCAAAGGGTGTTTAAATTAATCTATTTAAACTACATTTGTTTACACTTACAATGGGCTTAGTCCTGCAATCTGTACTCACTTCCATGCTAGCCAGAGATGAGTTCTGCCTGATCCCTAACAGCAGCTGATCCAGACCCCCAGCAAGTAAGGATGGGATGCAGTACTATGTTCCAGTTAGGACATCAATTAATGTACAAATATATCttacaaattaaatacaaaCCACGGATCTGTTCCTTTAACCAAAGTAGAGATCTGCCAAAAATGGACTGTTTGCAGAAAATACGTCTTGCTTTCTCTGCTTATTATAAAACGAGTCtatctgttgtttctttttcttccagtggaATGCTGAAAGTCTTCTCCTGTAGCAAAATACTCTTTCAAACCAGCCCCCAGTAAAGTGCAAGCCGAGCTAGGGTCCACTTTCTGCATGGGGCTGTTAGTGGGAAGGGTTGTAAAAGCCTTTGTCGCCTTCAATGTCCACTTCTTGATCAGAGTCGTCGGAGACATCTGACTCCAGGTCCTCCTGCGAGGCGGGCGAGGGGGTATACTGTGAGCCGTCCAAGGACACCTCCTTGCCCTTCTGCTCGGGGCTCGGGCAGCTCTCTGGCCTTTGGTCACTGTGACTGTCAGCACCTTCCACTTCTTCCTTCTTGGTGGCTTGGGGGTTCTCCTGCAGGGAAAGAAACCTGCTTGATACAGAAATACGTGCCACGGTGCCAGGAGGCCTGAGGGGCTGCACCGAAAGGGAAAACCACCACGGGTTTCCTCAGAccctgcagggaagggcaggtGTCCCGCTGCCGACCCGGCCTCCCACCCACACTCCCACCCTGCAAGTAGCACCGGCCGGCCGGGGGCTCGGCCGCACGCGGGGCTCGGCTCTGATCCCGCGCCCCGGCAGCCACAGGGGACACTGCCGCGAATGAGGCTCCTTGGCGATGGTAATCGCAGCCACTTCAAAAgactggggctgctggagcccaggAACCTCTGAACTTTTGTCTTTAGCAAAGCAAATGTTTATTATGAGTTTACAAACACGGACACACAGCTTCTTCCTCCCCCGATCTTTCCTTAATTACACCCAACGGCAAAAGGAGGGAGGCCGAGTCCATCAGTGGTCCGAAagtgaatgggaaaaaatgtaCTAACGAAGCTGTGAGGCTAAACCTCGACATTAAAATACacaccactgaaaacaaaaccagccccCACAAAGCCAGAGCCCTGCTTCCAGGCAGGAGTAGCCCTGTGTCGGTAGCCACCTGGGGAGCCTCGTCCCCTACGGGGCATGAAATGACACTCCtaagcaaagagaaagcaggCAGAGACACGCACCCATGACACATTTGTGTGGGCTCGGAGAAATGGATGTGACTgaacaaaaaggaggaaatgacTTAAAATGGCTGAGGTCCCAAGTGAGCTCTCCGGACATTGCGGAGGGGTCAGGTCCCGCCAAGGAGCGAAGAGATTGTGTTCAAAGTCAACAGAGGTACTGAGGTGAAACCCCGTGAAAGGCCACAGAATAAATATTCTAGAACTTGTCACTGtgattaattttctgttctcttgatATTAAAGGCTGATTTTCCAGTGAGACTCGCCAGTCCTGTCACGCTCACTGTATCAGGGACTTTTCACAGATCTCTGAGCTGAGGGGCCCCGACCCTGGTGAGCagggcaggatccggccctCTGGGCTGTGCGGGCAGATTTATATCCACTTGAGCACAATTTGTTGCGGGAAGGGAAACCGCTTCAACCACTCAGTTCACGCACTGTAACTATTCgtaaacaaaaagtaaaagcGACTTAATGTTCCATACCGCTCCTCAAAACTAACAAGGCGTTTGTACTCGCCTCTCCCAGCATTTGCAGAATAAATCGCCTTGTGTTTATTAAGAGAGGGTGATTTAAAAAGCCGGTAAATATTCTCCTCCAAAACAACTGCCTAAGTAATTTACTGACAATCACTTATCTTCTCCACGTTAATTGGATAAACAACATATGGGTTTACAAAACAATTAGCGTGGAGTTTTAATAGGCGGTGTGTGAAAGCCGGGCATAATTGATATAGGAACTACATTAGGAGCTTTTAACATTAGTGCTGCCTGAATGAGCCCTCATGGATTCCAGCATGactatttgtctttttaatcaAGGTGAAGAGGTTAAACAGCCTTTCAGATGACTTCTGCATACAACCTGGAATAGGCGAGCACGGGTGTAAGATAAGacaattaaaatacttatttctatAGAAACGGAAACATCCCTGTACCTGCTTTAGACGCCTCCATTTGGCTCTGCGATTCTGAAACCACGTTTTGACCTGAACAACAAAACGAGAGAAAAGGCACAGGGTAGTCGGGGAGCAACGGGAGCCTCACCCAAGTTGTGGAGAGAGAAGTGAGTGCTGGTCCCCagaggaggggagctggggacatcagggcaggggcaggggcaggagcaggggctgttgTGCAGCATGGCCTCACCTGCCTCTCACTGAGCTGCAGCATCTTGGCCAGGCGCTTCCTCTCTGGCGGCGAGAGGTATTTCTGCGTCTCAAACTTCTTCTCCAGCTCGATGGTCTGGTCATTGGAGAAGCGGACCTGTCCCCCTTTCCTCTTGTGCAGCGGCCGCTGGATGAAGGGGCTCCACAGCAGCGGCTTCCCTTCAGAGAGAGGCACACACAGCGCCGCCGTCACTGCTGGGCCCCGCTGCCGGCTGTCCCGAGGCTGGGCCCAGGAGCTCGGTGGGGCTGCGCCCAGCCTTGCCCTGCTCCTGTCCATGCCCCTGACTCAGCCTCCCCCCAGATTTCGCCTCCTCTGATTTTTCGCCTCTGCCAAACGGAGACCAGTTAAAGCCACTCCGCGGGCTTTGGCAACGTTTCCGTCAATGTGTTTCCTGTTGGTCTATCTCGCAAAGAAAAGAgtgagaagaagaagaaaaaaaaaaaaaaaaaaaaaaaaaaagacctttgcttccttctgctctctTACTAAGACGTCCCCAAAAGAGCGCTGGGGTCGGGTGCGGCTGTGGaggcaccaccagcagccccagtggCTTGGGGCAAGCAGTGCCtggagccccccggggctgggggctagTGGGGTGGCCCCGGGACCCGCACCGGGCTGGGGCTCCCCAGAGGCCGGCTGGAGCCGCGGGGGAAGGCGACACAGagggggcccggccccgccaccGAGCTGCGGCCGCATCCCGGGCCCGGCGGCTCCGGCCAGTGCCCCTGAGTCACCGtgtttgtctttctgtcttgctgcctgcagcctttgAAATTCGCTGCATTGTTTTTCAAGATTTTGCTTGCGTCAGGCTTTAGTAATTCTGgtgcaaaacagactcaaaaaAATAGGAAGCAACTGGTTATTTTAGCTGTCATAAAGTCACATCCCACACAGAGGAAATGAACAATATCAGAAAAACGGATCCCGGCTATCAGAAGTCGAGTGTTTCCTGAATTTGTCTGTATTGAGGATGTCGATAAAGTAATCAGCAACGTGCACGACTCCCGGGGAAGAGCCTGCTTCAGGCGGCCAGGAAAACACTTAACAGCTTCTGAAACCAGATTTACTCCTATCGAGAGCTCAAGGTTTCCTGTATGAACGGAAAGGGTCAGCCTCTTTCACTGCACAGCCGCGGTGAGTCAGGTCCAGTTTTGCAATCCCCCCGAACAAGTGCGGCGACCCGGGCCGGGGCGGCGCTGGGCTCGGCCCCCGCAGCGGGGACCTTGCCCCCGGCCCGGGCCGAGCGGGggccgccggggccgcccccaGGCGCGGGGGAGCCGCGGGGGCCCGGCGAGcggagccccggccccgccggctGTTTTTCAAGTCATCCGCAGGAAAGGGCTCAGATCTGCGCTGCGATCTCCCAGCACAATTAAAACTCCCCACCAAAACCACACGCGACATTACTAAGGACACTCGCAGAGTCACTTggttgaaggaaaacaaatctgagTCACCGCGGCCGCGCACTGTGGTCTCGCTCCCAGCGCCGGAGCGCGGCGCTTCTTTAATTTACAGTAAATCAGACGGAGACGGAGGGAGGCCGGGGAGGCACGGAGGGAGCgcgggagggcggcggggccaggaggggccgggggcagctTCCCGTGCCTTGTCCCGTGTTGGACGGGAGGGGCCGGGacgggccggggcgggggggccgTGGCTTACCCAGGGGGTCCTGCCGGATCAGGGCGTGCGTGTAGTCGCCGACGGCGCGGGGGAAGGAGTAGAGGGGCCCGGCGTAGGCGCCGGCGCCGTAGGTGGCGGCGAGGTGGTGGGAGAAGGCCGGGTGGACGGGGGTCGGCTCGTAGACGGGGGTCCGGTACGGGGCCACCAGGCTGGTGAAGGACGAGTTGGGCGACGGCAGCgtcggcggcggcggggcgggcagggagtggggggccggggcggcggcggggccgcggcccaGGATGTCCTCGATGTAGAAGGGCGTGGGGTGCGCGGGCTGCAGCAGCGGCGTGGGCGCGTACAGCGGGACGCCGACGCCCAGGGCCGCCGTCGGCGCCGCGCCCGGGGGCTGGTACTGCATGGCCCGGCCACCCCGCCGCCCGcgccccccgcgccgccccggCCACCCCTGCCCAGAGCCGGCCCCGAGCGCCGCGGCCGGGAGCTGGCACCGCCGCCGCGGCTTTCTCTGGGCTCGGGTTACCCTCCGATAGGTTTCTATTGGCGCGGGGCGGAGCCCGCGTGGTCTCTGTCCCCTTCCTGCCACGGCTCCGTCTAGCCAATGAGCCTGGCCAGGGAAGGGGGAAACCACCCCCCGCCGGCAAacgctccccccccccgcccgcccgcctcccCGCAGCAAACGCCCCGCGGCGCCGATCCGCGGGACGGGCCCCGACGGCACCGCGCGGGGGCACCGAGGCCGGGGGAACCCGGCGCGCTCCGACGGCACCGGGCCGGGGATCGGCGTCGCCCCCCCGGCTGGATGCGGGGAGACCCCGCGGGGAAGAGCCCTCCGCACCCGGGATGAGGGGGGAGGCGGGCAGCGGGGGGTGAGCGGCTGCGGTGTCCCCGGTCCCCCCCCGTTTCCCCCTCCGCGCTCAGCGGAACCCGGGAGAGGCCCCGCGCTGTCTCTCCCTGTGGCTGCGGGGACCGGGAatggggcagggagggctcGGCCGCCGAGCGGGGGCCACGCGTGGGCGGGGGACTGCGGCGGGGCCCTGTCCCGTCCCCCCGAGAGCCCggcggggcgcggagcggggcggcgcGATTTCCTGCTCGGAGCCTCGCCGGGCACCGACGGCGCGACGCCGGCCGGCACACagcggggcggcgcgggggctgcgggagcccCCCGACGGGGCGGGCGCGGCGCCGGGCCCCGGCTTTCCGACAGCCCCGAAGGGAAGCAGGCGCCGAGGCCGCGCCGGGCGGCCGGTCgccctcctttcctccagcagcGCCACCTGGACACCGGCGATTTTCGTTTCCAAAAACCCGCGGCGTGCTTCCTCCTGCACCACCGCctctcggggggggggggggtaacgGGACGGGACTGGACGTGAGCGCTCACCGCATGCCGGCGGCTCCCGGCCCCTCGCCGGGGGCAGCGacccccgcccgccccggcccccctcGGCACTCCGCCCGACGGCGGCTGCGGTGCCGGTGCCTTCCCCGTGGGAGCGCGGGCGGCAGGTGCCCGCCGGGCCGCtggccctcctcctcccccagacCCCTCCAGGCTGATGACAGCGAGCGCAGAAGGCTGTTAAGGAATAGCAGGTGCTGGTTTAACAGTTCGTAttctcgctttttttttttttttttctccaaaataataataaaaaaaggtcTCCAGTTCAAACCCACGAAGATCTTAATAACTAAGAGGCTCAGAGCAAGACGAAAGGGTGTTGgtgaaatggaaatatatatatttttaataatatagggaggttgttttttttttctttacattgttAACAAATGCCAAAACTCACCTTTAAAGCGTGGTCTTGTGTCTTGTAAATAT
Proteins encoded in this region:
- the HHEX gene encoding hematopoietically-expressed homeobox protein HHEX — protein: MQYQPPGAAPTAALGVGVPLYAPTPLLQPAHPTPFYIEDILGRGPAAAPAPHSLPAPPPPTLPSPNSSFTSLVAPYRTPVYEPTPVHPAFSHHLAATYGAGAYAGPLYSFPRAVGDYTHALIRQDPLGKPLLWSPFIQRPLHKRKGGQVRFSNDQTIELEKKFETQKYLSPPERKRLAKMLQLSERQVKTWFQNRRAKWRRLKQENPQATKKEEVEGADSHSDQRPESCPSPEQKGKEVSLDGSQYTPSPASQEDLESDVSDDSDQEVDIEGDKGFYNPSH